The proteins below come from a single Periophthalmus magnuspinnatus isolate fPerMag1 chromosome 7, fPerMag1.2.pri, whole genome shotgun sequence genomic window:
- the LOC117373420 gene encoding protein phosphatase 1 regulatory subunit 12A-like, with protein sequence MYEEALHENEKLKSRLHNSKQELSKLRSQLEKVTQKHDRISERSTALESEKREKQALEKRVSDMEEEIKAFPALTQVQTLRRFNQCLVAENKAMLRALARLSETAAMPETEDL encoded by the exons ATGTACGAAGAGGCTCTCCATGAGAATGAGAAGCTGAAGAGCAGGCTACACAACAGCAAACAGGAGCTATCCAAGTTACGCTCACAGCTggaaaaagttactcag AAGCATGACCGGATATCAGAGAGGTCCACTGCACTAGAATCTGAAAAGAGG GAAAAACAAGCTCTGGAGAAGCGAGTGTCAGACATGGAAGAGGAAATCAAG GCTTTCCCCGCTCTGACCCAGGTGCAGACATTACGGAGGTTCAACCAATGTCTGGTGGCTGAGAACAAAGCCATGCTACGCGCCTTGGCCCGCCTCTCTGAAACCGCAGCTATGCCCGAAACTGAGGACCTTTGA